In the Gossypium arboreum isolate Shixiya-1 chromosome 10, ASM2569848v2, whole genome shotgun sequence genome, one interval contains:
- the LOC128281976 gene encoding putative disease resistance protein At1g50180: MAEAIVSLAVERISELLIREAVFLKDVKEEVESLNTELKRMQCFLEDVDGKAEQDTRLRNRVSEIRDLAYDAEDVIDSFILERARQGGFQGIVKRFTFICTKPWHLHKIGVQVKAIQTKLQNISKNLPAYEISRDGEGSSSVFNVQRQLRRTYSHVEEEDVVSLEVSTKDVITKLMTEEDRPHAVVSIVGMGASVRLLLPEKYIIMLM, from the coding sequence ATGGCAGAGGCTATTGTGTCCTTAGCTGTTGAAAGAATTTCAGAATTACTCATCCGTGAAGCAGTTTTCCTCAAAGATGTCAAGGAAGAAGTTGAGAGCCTAAACACTGAACTAAAACGAATGCAGTGTTTCTTGGAGGACGTTGATGGGAAGGCGGAACAAGACACGCGTCTCCGTAATCGGGTATCCGAAATCAGAGATCTTGCTTACGATGCTGAAGATGTTATCGACTCCTTCATCCTTGAACGTGCACGTCAAGGAGGCTTTCAAGGAATCGTCAAGAGATTCACCTTCATTTGCACCAAACCTTGGCATTTGCACAAAATCGGGGTGCAGGTCAAAGCAATCCAGACCAAGCTCCAAAACATTTCCAAGAATCTTCCAGCTTATGAGATATCCCGTGATGGAGAAGGTTCTAGCTCAGTTTTCAACGTGCAGCGACAGTTAAGAAGGACATACTCACATGTCGAGGAAGAGGACGTTGTTAGCTTGGAGGTTAGCACGAAAGATGTCATTACCAAGTTGATGACTGAAGAAGATAGACCCCACGCCGTGGTTTCCATAGTCGGCATGGGGGCCTCGGTAAGACTACTCTTGCCAGAAAAGTATATAATCATGTTGATGTGA
- the LOC108462526 gene encoding putative disease resistance protein At1g50180, translating to MAEAIVSLAIERILDLLIHEAVFLKDVKDQVESLNAELKRMQCFLKDADRKLEQDARFQNRVSEIRDLAYDAEDVIDSFILKAAHQRGFHGIVKRFTSIFTKPSHLHKIGVQVKAIQTKLQNISKNLPAYEISGDGEGSSSIIKVQQRLRTYSHVEEEDVVSLEVSTKDVMTMLMTEEDRLHAVVSIVGMGGIGKTTLARKVYNHVEVRHHFDCLAWVYISQQCKPREVLLSVLMEVLSPSKDERELIEKLDENELWKRFFDALKEKRNLVVLDDIWRGGDWDILKPAFPRGRMGSKILFTTRNRNVALHADPCNTPMELSPLTDDESWILLSRKAFPLNKTDSHIRSEEFEKLGREMVKKCGGLPLAIIVLGSLLARKQSLDDWEKVNRNFFYGNLKGLQQLDHQYGAVNRILVLSYNDLPYQLKPCFLYLPHYPEDWEISKKELIRLWIAEGFISPLLGSEEILMEDVGEQFLEELIDRSLVQVWRRDYTGTKVKTCRIHDLLRNLCVEKAEEENFLKFIQPSLIENSENSLDVTLVTSMPRRIAIHPGKRDVHLKGEHPKLRSLLLKGWMMSFHFPNFSNFKLLRVLKLSRNVREWHVSGEIGNLHHLRYLRLECTGEMILPCAIGKLKNLHTLHLQCRSVSVPDGVFKLERIRQFVIKVGSVLNIKSGFLLWRSFSLKNIETLKYMLVDKKLVENNEVLKLTHVQCLGIIFKSSKDVKSILLLMIKLDRLRSLSMNLFVEKSSSFSYLDLEPLFQFGHLSELKLVGHLKEDPHQSHHVLKFLPRSIVKLTLQCSTMTQDPMEVLENLPCLTILNLLSFAYEGRKMVCSANGFCQLDIFCINKATNLEEWEIQEGAMPRLRNLFLSLNFKLEILPEGLKYIITLQKLILRVMPSSLTKRIQVKGGKEGEDFYKVRHIPSIQISERITGKGYFYVNSEITYL from the coding sequence ATGGCAGAGGCTATTGTGTCCTTAGCTATTGAAAGAATTTTagatttactcatccatgaagcTGTTTTCCTCAAAGATGTAAAAGATCAAGTTGAGAGCCTAAACGCTGAACTTAAGCGAATGCAGTGTTTCTTGAAGGACGCGGATCGCAAGCTTGAACAAGATGCGCGTTTCCAGAATCGGGTGTCGGAAATCAGAGATCTTGCTTATGATGCTGAAGATGTCATCGACTCTTTTATTCTTAAAGCAGCACATCAACGAGGTTTTCATGGGATTGTCAAGAGATTCACCTCCATTTTCACCAAACCTTCTCATCTGCACAAAATCGGGGTGCAGGTCAAAGCAATCCAGACCAAGCTCCAAAATATTTCCAAGAATCTTCCAGCTTATGAGATATCCGGTGATGGAGAAGGCTCTAGCTCAATTATCAAGGTGCAGCAACGGTTAAGGACATACTCACATGTCGAGGAAGAGGACGTTGTTAGCTTGGAGGTTAGCACGAAGGATGTCATGACCATGTTGATGACTGAAGAAGATAGACTCCATGCCGTCGTTTCCATAGTCGGCATGGGGGGCATCGGTAAGACTACTCTTGCCAGAAAAGTATATAATCATGTTGAGGTTAGACACCATTTTGATTGCTTGGCTTGGGTTTATATATCTCAACAATGTAAGCCTAGAGAAGTTTTGCTTAGTGTCTTGATGGAAGTTCTCTCTCCTTCTAAAGATGAAAGAGAGCTAATTGAGAAACTGGACGAGAATGAGCTGTGGAAAAGGTTTTTTGATGCTTTGAAAGAAAAGCGGAATTTGGTAGTCCTCGATGATATCTGGAGAGGCGGGGATTGGGATATTCTTAAACCTGCTTTTCCACGAGGAAGAATGGGAAGCAAAATATTGTTCACTACACGCAACAGGAATGTGGCTTTACATGCCGATCCCTGCAACACTCCCATGGAGCTCTCACCTCTTACAGATGATGAAAGTTGGATTCTTTTGAGTAGGAAAGCATTCCCCCTAAACAAGACAGACTCTCATATCCGCTCTGAAGAATTTGAGAAACTCGGAAGAGAGATGGTGAAAAAATGCGGAGGTCTACCTTTAGCGATTATTGTCTTGGGAAGCTTGCTAGCAAGAAAACAATCATTGGACGACTGGGAGAAGGTTAACAGAAACTTTTTCTATGGAAACTTAAAAGGGCTCCAACAACTTGATCATCAATATGGTGCAGTGAACAGGATTTTGGTTTTAAGCTACAATGATTTGCCTTATCAGTTAAAACCATGCTTTCTGTATCTTCCTCATTATCCAGAAGATTGGGAGATATCGAAAAAAGAGCTCATTCGATTATGGATCGCTGAAGGTTTCATTTCACCATTATTGGGAAGCGAAGAAATCTTGATGGAGGATGTAGGCGAACAATTCCTAGAAGAGCTTATAGATAGAAGCTTGGTTCAAGTTTGGAGACGAGACTATACCGGGACAAAAGTGAAAACATGCCGAATACATGATCTCTTGAGAAACTTGTGCGTGGAGAAAGCAGAAGAGGagaatttcttaaaatttattCAACCTTCATTAATTGAAAACTCTGAAAATTCTCTCGATGTGACCTTGGTAACATCTATGCCACGAAGAATTGCTATACATCCTGGCAAAAGGGACGTCCATTTAAAAGGTGAGCATCCAAAATTACGTTCTTTGTTGCTGAAGGGATGGATGATGAGTTTCCATTTTCCAAATTTTAGTAACTTTAAACTTTTAAGAGTGTTGAAACTTTCGAGGAATGTTAGGGAGTGGCATGTGTCAGGTGAAATTGGTAATCTCCATCATTTGAGGTATTTGAGATTAGAATGCACTGGGGAAATGATCTTGCCATGTGCTATTGGAAAGTTGAAGAATTTACACACTTTGCACCTCCAATGCCGTAGTGTCAGTGTTCCAGATGGTGTATTCAAATTAGAACGCATAAGgcaatttgtgataaaagtgggATCGGTCCTAAATATCAAAAGTGGTTTTCTTTTGTGGCGAAGCTTTTCATTAAAAAATATTGAAACTCTGAAGTACATGTTGGTGGACAAGAAGTTGGTTGAAAATAATGAGGTGCTTAAGTTGACTCATGTTCAGTGTTTAGGAATAATATTTAAGagttcaaaagatgttaagtctATCCTACTATTGATGATCAAATTGGATCGCCTTAGGTCATTGTCTATGAATTTGTTTGTTGAAAAGTCGAGCTCATTTTCATATCTAGACTTAGAACCTCTTTTTCAGTTTGGTCACCTTTCCGAATTGAAATTAGTAGGGCATTTAAAAGAAGATCCACATCAAAGCCATCATGTTTTGAAATTTCTTCCCCGAAGTATTGTCAAATTAACTTTACAATGCTCTACGATGACTCAAGATCCAATGGAAGTGTTGGAAAATCTGCCTTGTTTGACAATTCTTAATTTATTGAGTTTTGCATATGAGGGGAGAAAAATGGTTTGCTCTGCGAATGGCTTTTGTCAACTTGACATTTTTTGTATAAATAAAGCAACAAATTTAGAAGAGTGGGAGATACAAGAAGGGGCAATGCCACGTCTCCGAAATTTGTTTTTGAGCCTGAATTTTAAACTAGAAATATTGCCAGAAGGATTGAAGTATATTATTACTCTCCAAAAATTGATATTAAGAGTAATGCCTTCATCATTGACAAAAAGGATTCAAGTGAAAGGTGGAAAAGAAGGAGAGGATTTCTATAAAGTGCGCCACATACCTTCCATCCAAATATCAGAGAGGATAACAGGTAAGGGTTACTTTTACGTTAATTCAGAGATTACTTATTTGTAA
- the LOC108463218 gene encoding disease resistance protein RPP8-like, translating into MAGAIVSLVVERISDLLIHEAVFLKDVKDQVESLKYELKRMQCFLENVDRKPEQDERLHNLVSQIRDLSCDAEDAIDSFILEAAHQRDSHGIVKIFTSIFTKPDHLHKIRVQVKAIQTKLQDISKNLPAYEIPGDGEDSSSIFKLQQRLRRTYSHVEEDDVVSLEVSTKEVMTKLMTEEDRAHAVVSIVGMGGIGKTTLARKVYNHVDVRRHFDFLAWVYISQQCKQREVLLSVLMKVLSPSKDERELIEKLDESKLMKRLFDALKEKRYLVVLDDIWRSEDWDILKLAFPRGRMGSKILFTTRNRNVAFDADPCNTPIELSVLTDDESWNLLCRKAFPRSKMGSQCCSEEFEKLGKEMVKNCGGLPLAIVVLGGLLATKQSLAQWEMFYENIHGHLKGLPHQDKNGAVNRILVSSYNDLPYPLKPCFLYLGHYPKDWEISKNELIRLWIAEGFISPSLESKEISMEDVGEHFLEQLIDRSLVQVSRQGYTGTNVKTCRVNDLLRDLCIKKAKEEKLLEIIQQSSAQFDVTLVEPMLRIISIHPSEGKVHLKGEHPKLRSLLLPQNEKLVEFCISNCKSFKFLRVLTLLKRNVEKWHVSNEIGDLLHLRYLKLECWNEMILPQSIGRLKSLYTLYIKYHTDIVIPDVVFKLERLRHIVIKRIALFGRGFRLRLGFTSKNIETLKYIMVDEKSIENNVVLRWTNIQSLGIVFTRAEYVKPILILLTKLQRLGSVSLEVLDDSNLSYLDLEPLSWCHHLSKLRLAGGIKDDPHSSCHILKFLPPNIVKLTLFCCRMSQDPMGVLEKLCHLRILYLEGVYNGSKMMCSANGFRQLDSLQMIGLEELEEWEIEKGAMPCLRRLELADVDSLGMLPEGLRFITTLQEMILTNISSSLKERIKVIDGREGEDFYKVCHIPSIHIF; encoded by the coding sequence ATGGCAGGGGCTATTGTGTCCTTAGTTGTTGAAAGAATTTCTGATCTACTCATCCATGAAGCAGTTTTCCTCAAAGATGTGAAAGATCAAGTTGAGAGCCTAAAGTATGAACTGAAGCGAATGCAGTGTTTCTTGGAAAACGTTGACCGGAAGCCAGAACAAGACGAGCGTCTCCATAATCTGGTATCGCAAATCCGTGATCTTTCTTGCGATGCTGAAGATGCCATCGACTCTTTTATTCTAGAAGCAGCACATCAACGAGATTCTCATGGGATTGTCAAGATATTCACCTCCATTTTCACTAAGCCTGATCATCTGCACAAAATCAGGGTGCAGGTCAAAGCAATCCAGACCAAGCTCCAAGACATTTCCAAGAATCTTCCAGCTTATGAGATACCCGGTGATGGAGAAGACTCTAGCTCAATTTTCAAGTTGCAGCAACGGTTAAGAAGGACATATTCGCATGTCGAGGAAGACGACGTTGTTAGCTTGGAGGTTAGCACCAAGGAAGTCATGACCAAGTTGATGACTGAAGAAGATAGAGCCCACGCCGTCGTTTCCATAGTCGGCATGGGGGGCATTGGTAAGACTACTCTTGCCAGAAAAGTATATAATCATGTTGATGTGAGACGCCATTTTGATTTCTTGGCTTGGGTTTATATATCTCAACAATGTAAGCAGAGAGAAGTTTTGCTTAGTGTCTTAATGAAAGTTCTCTCCCCTTCTAAAGATGAAAGAGAGCTAATTGAGAAACTGGACGAGAGTAAGCTGATgaaaaggctttttgatgcttTGAAAGAAAAGCGGTATTTGGTAGTCCTCGATGATATTTGGAGAAGCGAGGATTGGGATATTCTTAAACTTGCTTTTCCACGAGGAAGAATGGGAAGCAAAATACTATTCACAACACGCAATAGGAATGTGGCTTTTGATGCCGATCCTTGCAACACTCCCATTGAGCTCTCAGTTCTTACTGATGATGAAAGCTGGAATCTTTTGTGTAGGAAAGCATTCCCACGAAGCAAAATGGGTTCTCAATGCTGCTCAGAAGAATTTGAGAAGCTTGGAAAAGAGATGGTGAAAAATTGTGGAGGTCTGCCTTTAGCTATTGTTGTGTTGGGAGGCTTGCTAGCAACAAAACAGTCATTGGCTCAATGGGAGATGTTTTACGAAAACATCCATGGACACTTAAAAGGGCTCCCACACCAAGATAAAAATGGTGCAGTGAACAGAATTTTGGTTTCAAGCTACAATGATTTGCCTTATCCTTTAAAACCATGCTTTCTGTATCTTGGTCATTATCCAAAAGATTGGGAGATATCAAAAAACGAACTTATAAGATTATGGATAGCTGAAGGTTTCATTTCACCATCACTGGAAAGCAAAGAAATCTCGATGGAGGATGTAGGCGAACACTTCCTAGAACAGCTTATAGATAGGAGCTTGGTTCAAGTTAGCAGGCAAGGCTATACAGGAACAAATGTTAAGACATGTCGAGTGAATGATCTCTTGAGGGACTTGTGCATTAAGAAAGCAAAAGAGGAGAAGTTATTGGAAATTATTCAACAATCATCGGCTCAATTTGATGTGACTTTGGTCGAACCTATGCTACGAATAATTTCTATTCATCCTAGCGAAGGGAAAGTTCATTTGAAGGGAGAGCATCCAAAATTACGTTCTTTATTGTTGCCTCAAAATGAGAAATTGGtagaattttgcatttcaaattGCAAAAGCTTCAAATTTTTAAGGGTGTTGACTCTTTTAAAAAGGAACGTCGAAAAGTGGCATGTGTCAAATGAAATCGGTGATCTCCTACATTTGAGATACTTGAAGTTAGAATGCTGGAACGAAATGATTTTGCCGCAATCTATTGGCAGATTGAAGAGTTTATACACTTTATACATCAAGTATCATACTGACATTGTAATTCCAGATGTTGTGTTCAAGTTGGAACGTTTAAGGCATATTGTAATAAAAAGGATTGCGTTGTTCGGAAGAGGATTTCGTTTGCGGCTAGGGTTCACTTCAAAAAATATTGAAACTTTGAAGTACATAATGGTGGATGAGAAGTCGATTGAAAATAATGTGGTGCTTAGGTGGACTAATATTCAGAGTTTAGGAATAGTATTTACAAGAGCAGAATATGTGAAGCCTATCCTAATCTTGCTAACCAAATTGCAACGCCTTGGGTCAGTGTCTTTGGAGGTTTTAGACGATTCAAACCTATCATATCTAGACTTAGAACCTCTTTCTTGGTGCCACCACCTCTCCAAACTGAGATTAGCTGGGGGGATAAAAGATGATCCACATTCGAGCTGTCATATTTTGAAATTTCTTCCACCAAATATCGTCAAATTAACTCTGTTTTGTTGTAGGATGAGCCAGGATCCAATGGGTGTATTGGAAAAGCTATGTCATTTGAGGATTCTCTATTTGGAAGGAGTATATAACGGGAGTAAAATGATGTGCTCTGCCAATGGGTTTCGTCAACTTGATTCTCTTCAAATGATTGGTCTAGAAGAGTTGGAGGAGTGGGAAATAGAAAAGGGTGCAATGCCATGCCTTCGAAGATTGGAGTTGGCCGATGTTGATAGTTTAGGGATGCTTCCAGAAGGATTGAGGTTTATTACTACTCTTCAAGAAATGATATTAACAAATATAAGTTCGTCATTGAAAGAAAGAATTAAAGTGATAGATGGAAGAGAAGGAGAGGATTTCTATAAAGTGTGTCACATTCCCTCTATCCACATTTTCTGA
- the LOC108463315 gene encoding probable disease resistance protein At1g58602 — MDEIELRRTLFDALKEKRYLVVLDDIWRSEDWDILKPAFPRGRKGSKILFTTRNRNVASRADPWSTPVELSLLTDDESWNLLCKKAFPRSKMGSQCCSEEFVKLGKEMVKKCGGLPLAIVVLGCLLATKQSVAQWEMVHKNIHGHLNELPHQDRQYGAVNRILVSSYNDLPYPLKPCFLYLSHYPEDWEIPKKELIRLWIAEGFIPENEEFLMEDLGEKFLEELIDRSLVQVSRRDYTGTNVETCRLHDLLRDVCLKKAREEKFLEIIQQPLHEREVTLAEPMLRRISIQPSQWRVILKGEHPKLRSLLFSQNVKLAEFCISKYKSFKFLRVLTLAKSDNYEKWHVSTEIGNLQHLRYLKLYYNRKMILPRSIGRLNSLYTLYIKSGYESAIPDGVFKLERLRHILIKVADECGFRWRQGFTSKNIETLKFIVVDVKPVENNAVLRWTNIQSLGIVFTRANYVKPTLILLTKLQRLRSVSLSIFDGSHPDLEPLSQYYHLSKLKLFGRIEDKPHPNGHVLKFLPSNIVKLTLVDCELSQDPMAVLENLCHLRILHLKHAYIGSKMVCSANGFPKL, encoded by the coding sequence ATGGACGAGATTGAGCTGAGGAGAACGCTTTTTGATGCTTTGAAAGAAAAGCGGTATTTGGTGGTCCTCGATGATATTTGGAGAAGCGAGGATTGGGATATTCTTAAACCTGCTTTTCCAAGAGGAAGAAAGGGAAGCAAAATATTGTTCACAACACGAAACAGGAATGTGGCTTCACGTGCCGATCCTTGGAGCACTCCTGTGGAGCTCTCACTTCTTACAGATGATGAAAGTTGGAATCTTTTGTGTAAGAAAGCATTCCCACGGAGCAAAATGGGTTCTCAATGCTGCTCAGAAGAATTTGTGAAGCTTGGAAAAGAGATGGTGAAAAAATGTGGAGGCTTGCCTTTAGCAATTGTTGTGTTGGGTTGCTTGCTGGCAACAAAACAGTCAGTGGCTCAATGGGAGATGGTTCATAAAAACATCCATGGACACTTAAATGAGCTCCCACACCAAGATCGTCAATATGGTGCAGTGAACCGAATTTTGGTTTCAAGCTACAATGACTTGCCTTATCCTTTAAAACCATGCTTTTTGTATCTTAGTCATTATCCAGAAGATTGGGAGATACCGAAAAAAGAACTCATTCGTTTATGGATCGCTGAAGGTTTCATTCCGGAAAACGAAGAATTCTTGATGGAGGATTTAGGCGAAAAATTCCTAGAAGAGCTTATAGATAGGAGCTTGGTTCAAGTTAGCAGGCGAGACTATACAGGAACAAATGTGGAGACATGTCGATTGCATGATCTCTTGAGGGACGTGTGCTTGAAGAAAGCAAGAGAGGAGAAGTTCTTGGAAATTATTCAACAACCACTGCATGAACGTGAAGTGACATTGGCAGAACCTATGCTACGAAGAATTTCTATTCAACCTAGTCAATGGAGAGTTATTTTGAAGGGAGAGCATCCAAAATTACGTTCTTTGTTGTTTTCTCAGAACGTGAAATTGGcagaattttgcatttcaaaatacAAAAGCTTCAAATTTTTAAGGGTGTTGACTCTTGCAAAATCGGACAACTACGAAAAGTGGCATGTGTCGACTGAAATTGGTAATCTCCAACATTTGAGATACTTGAAGTTATACTACAATAGAAAAATGATTTTGCCGCGATCTATTGGCAGGTTGAACAGTTTGTACACTTTATACATCAAGTCTGGTTATGAAAGTGCAATTCCAGATGGTGTGTTTAAGTTGGAACGTTTAAGGCATATTCTAATAAAAGTAGCTGATGAATGTGGATTTCGTTGGCGGCAAGGGTTCACTTCAAAAAATATTGAAACTTTGAAGTTCATAGTGGTGGATGTGAAGCCGGTTGAAAATAATGCAGTGCTTAGGTGGACTAATATTCAGAGTTTAGGAATAGTATTTACCAGAGCAAACTATGTTAAGCCTACCCTAATATTGCTAACCAAATTGCAACGCCTTAGATCAGTGTCCTTAAGTATTTTTGATGGCTCACACCCAGACTTAGAACCCCTTTCTCAATATTATCACCTCTCCAAACTGAAATTATTCGGGCGGATAGAAGATAAGCCACATCCGAACGGTCATGTTTTGAAATTTCTTCCATCAAATATTGTCAAATTAACTTTGGTTGATTGCGAGCTGAGCCAAGATCCAATGGCCGTATTAGAAAACCTATGTCATTTGAGGATTCTCCATTTGAAACATGCATATATTGGGAGTAAAATGGTGTGCTCTGCAAATGGATTTCCTAAACTTTGA
- the LOC128279309 gene encoding protein NEDD1-like: MGDKISKPQEIFRIESKSCFQIPHWLPYKIDKSKMACEEKISYIIASVGLDKKLYTYDSGFSSLAFKDDGWTLAAGTGNGRVVFCDIRGKLQPFTVLRAYSSSDIMFYNGTNDINWMSLLACLCSNFKVFCVNGKSKPAIVNESTCTAETALLGGAMEDSVLMPDPLPSDVTKSFTALESTPTPSSKSEETSITSPEALGGDKISDKFAQLRQLPSLFGMPASGGLTTSSIYAGQDQSSMLSQTSSNLSYENLHPKDVSSNQEISSLGFPEHFSSSSMSALSFGSKGITRAGSLDSPKLASLAPPRRFSTYAERISTTSAFSDGTSHLVASPKTKKTGAETREELFNSLLSRSDSLTAAASGVLPAMNV; this comes from the exons ATGGGTGACAAAATTTCAAAGCCACAAGAGATTTTCCGCATTGAAAGCAAAAGCTGTTTTCAAATTCCACATTGGTTGCCATACAAAATCGATAAAAGTAAAATGGCATGTGAAGAAAAGATAAGCTAT ATTATTGCTAGTGTTGGGTTGGATAAAAAGCTATACACTTATGACTCAGGGTTTTCTTCATTGGCATTTAAAGATGATGGTTGGACACTGGCAGCTGGTACTGGTAATGGTAGAGTGGTGTTCTGTGATATTCGGGGAAAACTACAGCCTTTTACTGTTCTTCGTGCTTATAGTAGTTCGGAT ATCATGTTCTATAATGgaactaatgatattaattggATGTCACTGCTTGCTTGTTTGTGCTCCAACTTCAAAGTGTTTTGTGTAAATGGAAA ATCAAAACCAGCCATTGTTAATGAGAGTACTTGCACTGCTGAGACTGCTCTTTTGGGAGGTGCAATGGAGGATTCTGTTCTTATGCCAGACCCACTTCCATCT GATGTGACGAAGTCTTTTACAGCATTGGAATCTACCCCTACACCATCTTCCAAGAGTGAAGAGACCTCCATCACTTCTCCAGAAGCTTTGGGTGGTGACAAGATATCTGACAAATTTGCTCAGCTTCGCCAGCTGCCATCTCTTTTTGGGATGCCAGCTTCTGGTGGTCTGACAACGAGCTCTATTTATGCTGGACAAGATCAGTCTTCAATGCTCAGTCAGACCAGTTCTAACCTGAGCTATGAAAATTTGCACCCGAAGGATGTCTCTTCAAATCAGGAGATTTCTTCATTGGGATTTCCTGAACATTTCTCCTCGAGCTCCATGTCTGCTTTATCTTTTGGTTCAAAAGGGATTACTAGAGCTGGCAGCCTTGACTCACCAAAACTAGCTTCTTTAGCACCGCCTCGAAGGTTTTCAACATATGCCGAGAGAATTAGTACTACATCTGCTTTTAGCGATGGAACATCCCATTTGGTGGCTTctccaaaaacaaagaaaacggGAGCTGAAACCAGAGAAGAGCTGTTTAATAGCCTGTTATCGAGGTCTGATTCATTGACTGCAGCGGCATCAGGAGTTCTTCCAGCAATGAATGTATGA